One window of the Benincasa hispida cultivar B227 chromosome 3, ASM972705v1, whole genome shotgun sequence genome contains the following:
- the LOC120074025 gene encoding threonine dehydratase 1 biosynthetic, chloroplastic-like: MASHWQRQHPRQRPEHGHGQFPNPWERHPRDHGPVHEDNYNTNYTVVSWEELQYPSGELGAIPKRPEVIDDRKQMEYLTRILGSKVYDVTSESPFHFAPILSYGLGVNLWLKREDSHSGYSFMLRGAYNMISHLPNEELDKGVQKDVEKEYSFNIRGAYNMMANLPKEALMEKKMPKEEAEKGYSFKTRGAYNMMANLPKEELDKGVIFASTGGDHAQGLALAANKLGTETVIVMPTTTPPIKVEMVKNLGGKIVLYGDTFDDALKHAKQLSQEKNLTVIPPFDHKDVIIGQGTVGMEIARQMRDPLHAIFVSVESGELLAGVASFYKLVFPDVKIIGVEARDANRMALALHKNEIVKVDDIGMFADNVGVQQVGNESFRIARELVDGIVLVDKDDISIAIKEMYEDTGSMLEPSGVVSIAGAKAYCKYNNMKGVNVVAITNGSNINFNQLGSIVHIVDAADQTEAKSVIGMYLDSYTRGFGASI; encoded by the exons ATGGCCTCACATTGGCAACGACAACACCCAAGGCAAAGGCCAGAACACGGTCACGGCCAATTCCCAAACCCATGGGAACGCCATCCAAGGGATCACGGCCCTGTTCATGAAGATAATTATAATACAAACTATACGGTCGTGTCGTGGGAGGAGCTGCAGTACCCGTCTGGGGAGCTTGGCGCAATTCCGAAACGGCCGGAGGTTATTGATGACAGAAAACAGATGGAGTATTTGACTAGAATTTTGGGTTCTAAGGTCTACGATGTCACTTCTGaatctccattccattttgCACCTATATTGTCCTATGGCTTGGGAGTCAATCTTTGGCTGAAGAGGGAGGACTCACACTCG GGGTACTCGTTTATGCTTCGAGGAGCTTATAATATGATATCCCACCTTCCTAATGAAGAATTGGACAAAGGAGTGCAGAAAGATGTGGAAAAAGAGTACTCATTCAATATTAGAGGAGCTTATAATATGATGGCTAATCTTCCTAAAGAAGCATTAATGGAAAAGAAAATGCCTAAAGAAGAGGCGGAAAAAGGATATTCATTCAAGACTAGGGGAGCTTATAATATGATGGCTAATCTTCCTAAAGAAGAGTTGGACAAAGGAGTTATTTTTGCATCAACGGGTGGAGATCATGCACAAGGTCTAGCTTTGGCTGCGAACAAATTAGGAACTGAGACCGTCATTGTTATGCCTACTACAACTCCCCCAATTAAG GTGGAGATggttaaaaatttaggtgggaAGATTGTTTTGTATGGAGATACTTTTGATGACGCACTAAAGCATGCAAAACAACTGAGCCAAGAGAAAAACCTAACTGTAATACCTCCTTTTGACCACAAAGATGTTATCATAGGCCAAGGCACAGTTGGAATGGAAATTGCACGTCAAATGAGGGATCCATTACATGCAATTTTTGTCTCTGTTGAGAGCGGTGAACTACTCGCTGGCGTTGCTTCTTTTTACAAACTAGTTTTTCCTGAT gTAAAGATTATTGGAGTGGAGGCACGTGATGCAAATCGTATGGCATTGGCATTACATAAAAATGAGATAGTAAAAGTGGACGATATTGGAATGTTTGCAGATAATGTGGGAGTTCAACAAGTTGGGAATGAGAGTTTTCGCATTGCGAGAGAGTTGGTGGATGGTATAGTTCTAGTTGACAAAGACGACATTTCTATTGCAATTAAG GAAATGTACGAGGATACCGGGAGTATGTTGGAGCCATCAGGAGTTGTTTCAATAGCTGGAGCTAAAGCATACtgcaaatataataatatgaaaGGAGTAAATGTTGTTGCAATAACAAATGGTTCAAACATCAACTTTAACCAACTTGGTAGCATTGTTCATATTGTTGATGCTGCTGATCAAACTGAGGCGAAGAGTGTTATAGGAATGTATCTAGATTCTTATACTCGTGGGTTTGGAGCATCTATTTAA